In Myxocyprinus asiaticus isolate MX2 ecotype Aquarium Trade chromosome 8, UBuf_Myxa_2, whole genome shotgun sequence, a single genomic region encodes these proteins:
- the LOC127444714 gene encoding sterile alpha motif domain-containing protein 1-like isoform X2 has product MSEPKYRQWILETIDSLRSRKARPDLERICRMVRRRHGSDPDQTRAELEKLIEEQTVLKVSYKGSISYRNAAKVQRKCRKRMEQNSGSGESVREPTKHANGDSAHSFTDHGECEDRHPEDRGVSPCPDHLPQTSLSTLERGEKDLPQPSGNRFSCGATGSSVGSVKASASKDDRLIARAGGSGSALRGDASSACKRPDGENTLGVGHEEGSDDQEQKTCSSVNSPPPRNKLPASPKPKGSGTRSSETSADLGDRLVVAVRSLSESLRRGHAPLALKEILGYLGTQSGMPGEKLTRNRVKVVLEREIEMGRLRRSRLGHITLPARGMGAAKPSARLLKSALQDGHLAKKEEVKEEERIETEGEEDGTKKNAVSTAEDVPKTITDEGPTGVEACTDPISTDMEVEADNGNSFLMTSEGKPQITSPLESSNQCAVQQEVDVGGSEEQTVSVESEDAGFENSAVTPDQLHPSTEDNVIVTSDTVKAPLSIPIRNCSGCKMEVSSCLLTPSASPGAAEERGMNEGIGGFVKLESNGLNPADWTVADVASYFTTAGFPEQAHAFRTQEIDGKSLLLMQRNDVLTGLSIRLGPALKIYERHVKMLQRTHFQDDESFC; this is encoded by the exons ATGTCGGAGCCGAAATACCGACAATGGATCCTAGAAACCATCGACTCCCTGCGCTCGAGAAAAGCCCGACCGGACCTGGAGAGGATCTGCCGAATGGTGCGAAGGAGACACGGCTCAGACCCGGACCAAACCAGGGCTGAACTAGAAAAACTGATCGAGGAGCAAACTGTGCTCAAAGTTAGCTACAAAGGCTCCATTTCTTACCGGAATGCCGCAAAAGTGCAAAGAAAATGCCGTAAGAGAATGGAGCAAAACAGCGGCAGTGGCGAGTCGGTGCGCGAACCAACCAAACACGCCAACGGCGACAGCGCGCACAGTTTCACGGACCACGGAGAATGCGAGGATAGGCATCCGGAGGACAGAGGGGTGAGTCCGTGCCCTGACCACCTGCCCCAAACCTCGCTTTCCACTCTTGAAAGGGGAGAAAAGGATTTACCGCAACCTAGCGGAAACCGTTTTAGTTGTGGCGCAACGGGCAGCTCTGTCGGGAGCGTCAAAGCAAGTGCATCGAAAGACGACAGATTAATCGCTCGGGCGGGAGGAAGCGGCTCCGCACTCCGCGGCGATGCTTCAAGTGCGTGCAAACGGCCCGACGGAGAAAACACGCTCGGTGTCGGCCACGAGGAGGGCAGTGATGACCAGGAACAGAAAACTTGCTCGAGCGTCAACAGTCCGCCTCCGAGAAACAAGCTCCCCGCGTCCCCCAAACCCAAGGGGTCTGGGACGCGCTCCTCGGAGACCAGCGCTGATTTAGGCGACCGGCTGGTTGTTGCGGTCCGAAGTCTGTCCGAGAGTCTCCGACGGGGCCACGCACCACTGGCGCTGAAAGAGATCCTCGGTTACCTAGGCACGCAAAGCGGGATGCCCGGGGAAAAGCTGACCCGCAATCGCGTCAAAGTGGTGCTGGAGCGCGAGATTGAGATGGGTCGCCTGCGCAGGAGCCGCCTCGGCCACATCACTCTTCCCGCGAGGGGGATGGGGGCGGCCAAGCCGTCCGCGCGGCTCCTGAAGAGCGCACTGCAGGACGGACATCTCGCGAAAAAG GAAGAGGTGAAGGAGGAAGAACGAATAGAGACAGAGGGTGAGGAGGATGGAACGAAGAAAAATGCAGTGAGCACAGCTGAGGATGTTCCCAAGACCATTACTGATGAGGGTCCCACAGGTGTCGAAGCGTGCACGGACCCCATCTCAACTGACATGGAAGTTGAGGCTGATAATGGCAACAGTTTTCTAATGACGTCTGAGGGGAAACCCCAGATAACTTCGCCACTGGAGTCATCAAACCAGTGCGCCGTACAGCAGGAAGTCGATGTGGGTGGAAGTGAAG AGCAGACAGTGTCTGTAGAGTCTGAGGATGCTGGTTTTGAGAACAGTGCAGTTACACCTGATCAGCTACATCCTAGCACAGAG gaTAATGTAATTGTGACGTCAGACACTGTAAAGGCTCCACTGTCAATTCCTATAAGAAACT GTTCAGGCTGTAAGATGGAAGTGTCGTCATGTCTGCTGACTCCCTCTGCCTCTCCAGGAGCAGCCGAGGAACGAGGGATGAATGAAGGAAT AGGTGGTTTTGTGAAGTTGGAGTCAAATGGTTTGAACCCGGCTGACTGGACTGTAGCAGATGTGGCCAGCTATTTCACCACAGCTGGATTCCCGGAGCAAGCCCACGCCTTCAGGACACAG
- the LOC127444714 gene encoding sterile alpha motif domain-containing protein 1-like isoform X1 produces MSEPKYRQWILETIDSLRSRKARPDLERICRMVRRRHGSDPDQTRAELEKLIEEQTVLKVSYKGSISYRNAAKVQRKCRKRMEQNSGSGESVREPTKHANGDSAHSFTDHGECEDRHPEDRGVSPCPDHLPQTSLSTLERGEKDLPQPSGNRFSCGATGSSVGSVKASASKDDRLIARAGGSGSALRGDASSACKRPDGENTLGVGHEEGSDDQEQKTCSSVNSPPPRNKLPASPKPKGSGTRSSETSADLGDRLVVAVRSLSESLRRGHAPLALKEILGYLGTQSGMPGEKLTRNRVKVVLEREIEMGRLRRSRLGHITLPARGMGAAKPSARLLKSALQDGHLAKKEEVKEEERIETEGEEDGTKKNAVSTAEDVPKTITDEGPTGVEACTDPISTDMEVEADNGNSFLMTSEGKPQITSPLESSNQCAVQQEVDVGGSEEQTVSVESEDAGFENSAVTPDQLHPSTEDNVIVTSDTVKAPLSIPIRNFVCVVFSSGSGCKMEVSSCLLTPSASPGAAEERGMNEGIGGFVKLESNGLNPADWTVADVASYFTTAGFPEQAHAFRTQEIDGKSLLLMQRNDVLTGLSIRLGPALKIYERHVKMLQRTHFQDDESFC; encoded by the exons ATGTCGGAGCCGAAATACCGACAATGGATCCTAGAAACCATCGACTCCCTGCGCTCGAGAAAAGCCCGACCGGACCTGGAGAGGATCTGCCGAATGGTGCGAAGGAGACACGGCTCAGACCCGGACCAAACCAGGGCTGAACTAGAAAAACTGATCGAGGAGCAAACTGTGCTCAAAGTTAGCTACAAAGGCTCCATTTCTTACCGGAATGCCGCAAAAGTGCAAAGAAAATGCCGTAAGAGAATGGAGCAAAACAGCGGCAGTGGCGAGTCGGTGCGCGAACCAACCAAACACGCCAACGGCGACAGCGCGCACAGTTTCACGGACCACGGAGAATGCGAGGATAGGCATCCGGAGGACAGAGGGGTGAGTCCGTGCCCTGACCACCTGCCCCAAACCTCGCTTTCCACTCTTGAAAGGGGAGAAAAGGATTTACCGCAACCTAGCGGAAACCGTTTTAGTTGTGGCGCAACGGGCAGCTCTGTCGGGAGCGTCAAAGCAAGTGCATCGAAAGACGACAGATTAATCGCTCGGGCGGGAGGAAGCGGCTCCGCACTCCGCGGCGATGCTTCAAGTGCGTGCAAACGGCCCGACGGAGAAAACACGCTCGGTGTCGGCCACGAGGAGGGCAGTGATGACCAGGAACAGAAAACTTGCTCGAGCGTCAACAGTCCGCCTCCGAGAAACAAGCTCCCCGCGTCCCCCAAACCCAAGGGGTCTGGGACGCGCTCCTCGGAGACCAGCGCTGATTTAGGCGACCGGCTGGTTGTTGCGGTCCGAAGTCTGTCCGAGAGTCTCCGACGGGGCCACGCACCACTGGCGCTGAAAGAGATCCTCGGTTACCTAGGCACGCAAAGCGGGATGCCCGGGGAAAAGCTGACCCGCAATCGCGTCAAAGTGGTGCTGGAGCGCGAGATTGAGATGGGTCGCCTGCGCAGGAGCCGCCTCGGCCACATCACTCTTCCCGCGAGGGGGATGGGGGCGGCCAAGCCGTCCGCGCGGCTCCTGAAGAGCGCACTGCAGGACGGACATCTCGCGAAAAAG GAAGAGGTGAAGGAGGAAGAACGAATAGAGACAGAGGGTGAGGAGGATGGAACGAAGAAAAATGCAGTGAGCACAGCTGAGGATGTTCCCAAGACCATTACTGATGAGGGTCCCACAGGTGTCGAAGCGTGCACGGACCCCATCTCAACTGACATGGAAGTTGAGGCTGATAATGGCAACAGTTTTCTAATGACGTCTGAGGGGAAACCCCAGATAACTTCGCCACTGGAGTCATCAAACCAGTGCGCCGTACAGCAGGAAGTCGATGTGGGTGGAAGTGAAG AGCAGACAGTGTCTGTAGAGTCTGAGGATGCTGGTTTTGAGAACAGTGCAGTTACACCTGATCAGCTACATCCTAGCACAGAG gaTAATGTAATTGTGACGTCAGACACTGTAAAGGCTCCACTGTCAATTCCTATAAGAAACT ttgtgtgtgttgtattttcATCAGGTTCAGGCTGTAAGATGGAAGTGTCGTCATGTCTGCTGACTCCCTCTGCCTCTCCAGGAGCAGCCGAGGAACGAGGGATGAATGAAGGAAT AGGTGGTTTTGTGAAGTTGGAGTCAAATGGTTTGAACCCGGCTGACTGGACTGTAGCAGATGTGGCCAGCTATTTCACCACAGCTGGATTCCCGGAGCAAGCCCACGCCTTCAGGACACAG